One genomic region from Haloterrigena gelatinilytica encodes:
- a CDS encoding MarR family transcriptional regulator has product MSEQVVLTSNTAPDAVDDVPPSAKLVLTVLAHEGSLTQSRLAEETMLPARTVRYALKQLEEHDLVDSQISFADARQRVYSINGDRFAESNAR; this is encoded by the coding sequence ATGAGCGAACAGGTCGTACTCACGTCGAATACAGCCCCGGACGCCGTCGACGACGTCCCGCCGAGCGCGAAACTGGTGTTGACCGTCCTCGCACACGAGGGCTCTCTCACGCAGTCGCGACTCGCCGAGGAGACCATGCTCCCCGCTCGAACGGTCCGCTACGCCCTGAAGCAACTCGAGGAGCACGACCTCGTCGACTCCCAGATCTCGTTTGCGGACGCCAGACAGCGCGTCTACTCCATCAACGGCGATCGGTTCGCGGAGTCGAACGCTCGGTGA
- a CDS encoding heavy metal translocating P-type ATPase has product MGTAREQFAVGGMSCSFCAESIRKAYDRTDGVADADVSLAHEEVRVRYDDDRVSAVELKDALRDLGYTIRDPDKRERFREQQAELEAGKRRLALAGGASVATAALMLWMIVVVGRFESTSLPMDLAVLGLALVTMFGPGRYILEKAINSLRRGIFNQHVLLEAGAFAGLLGGFLGLTVFPHFPTVHFFAVSVFVTTYHVLSEYTSLLVRTRASRAVQDLLELRPDTARRIADDGTAEEVPVDDLEEGDRVRIKPGESVPVDGAVREGESAVDESVATGESVPEEKTPGDEVIGGSVNETGTLLVAVTATGDDAFLNRVASEIEAARATKPGIVRLADRVLRYFVPGVLAIAALSFLFWLVAPAVWSGGPFGTGPDVQRGAFAALAVLVLGYPCALGMATPLALIRGGGAAARRGVLLRSADAFQLLPDVDRVVFDKTGTITVGEPSIAEVASFDDDRTDTDVLATAATAEAFSEHPLVDAVLERADERGLEYDDPDAFDSVTGKGVRATVGGDAVLVGKPDWLASEGVDVSSAVDDLERLRERGLTVSGVARDGDLIGLLGIGDEIKDDAAATVRRLRDAGIAPVMITGDDERTARAVADEVGIDRVLADVLPDEKRTEIRRLQGAGHRVAMVGDGVNDAPALAQADVGIAIGAGTDIAIESADVVLVGERLGGVVDADEIGRESYRKTRQNLLAAFAFNGVGVAAATTGLVHPVFAMIAMVLSVTAVLANSFAGQVLSSEGLNAEFTVRETESADERTNG; this is encoded by the coding sequence ATGGGAACCGCCCGGGAACAGTTCGCCGTCGGCGGAATGAGCTGCTCGTTCTGCGCCGAGAGCATCCGGAAGGCCTACGACCGCACCGACGGCGTCGCGGACGCCGACGTGAGCCTCGCCCACGAGGAGGTCCGCGTGCGGTACGACGACGACCGGGTGAGCGCGGTCGAGCTGAAGGACGCGCTGCGGGATCTCGGCTACACCATCCGCGATCCCGATAAGCGCGAGCGGTTCCGGGAGCAGCAGGCCGAACTCGAGGCCGGCAAGCGACGCCTCGCGCTCGCCGGCGGCGCCTCCGTCGCGACGGCCGCACTGATGCTGTGGATGATCGTCGTCGTCGGACGGTTCGAGTCGACATCGCTACCGATGGATCTCGCCGTGCTGGGTCTCGCGCTGGTAACGATGTTCGGCCCCGGCCGTTACATCCTCGAGAAGGCGATCAACAGCCTCCGCCGCGGAATCTTCAACCAGCACGTGCTGCTCGAGGCCGGCGCGTTCGCGGGACTCCTCGGCGGGTTCCTCGGCCTGACGGTCTTTCCGCACTTCCCGACGGTCCACTTCTTCGCGGTCTCGGTCTTCGTCACGACCTACCACGTCCTCTCGGAGTACACCAGTCTGCTCGTCCGTACCCGCGCTTCGCGGGCCGTACAGGATCTCCTCGAGCTGCGGCCCGATACCGCTCGCCGCATAGCTGACGACGGCACCGCCGAGGAGGTCCCCGTCGACGACCTCGAGGAGGGCGATCGCGTCCGAATCAAACCCGGCGAGAGCGTCCCCGTCGACGGCGCGGTCCGCGAGGGCGAGTCGGCCGTCGACGAGTCGGTGGCCACCGGCGAGTCCGTCCCCGAGGAGAAGACCCCGGGCGACGAGGTGATCGGCGGCAGCGTCAACGAGACCGGCACGCTGCTCGTCGCGGTCACCGCGACGGGCGACGACGCGTTCCTGAACCGGGTCGCCAGCGAGATCGAAGCGGCCCGCGCGACGAAACCCGGTATCGTCAGGCTCGCCGATCGCGTCCTCCGGTACTTCGTCCCCGGTGTCCTCGCGATCGCCGCGCTCTCGTTCCTGTTCTGGCTCGTCGCTCCCGCCGTCTGGTCGGGCGGTCCGTTCGGAACGGGACCTGACGTGCAACGCGGCGCGTTCGCCGCGCTCGCGGTCCTCGTGCTCGGCTACCCCTGCGCGCTCGGGATGGCGACGCCGCTGGCGCTCATCCGCGGCGGCGGTGCCGCGGCCAGGCGCGGCGTCCTGCTGCGATCGGCCGACGCCTTCCAGCTCCTCCCCGACGTCGACCGCGTCGTGTTCGACAAGACGGGGACGATCACGGTCGGCGAACCCAGTATCGCTGAGGTCGCGTCTTTCGACGACGACCGGACCGATACCGACGTCCTCGCGACCGCAGCGACGGCCGAGGCGTTCAGCGAACACCCGCTGGTCGACGCCGTCCTCGAGCGCGCCGACGAGCGCGGCCTCGAGTACGACGATCCCGACGCGTTCGACTCGGTGACCGGGAAGGGCGTCCGCGCGACGGTTGGCGGCGACGCGGTGCTGGTCGGGAAGCCCGACTGGCTCGCGTCCGAGGGCGTCGACGTCTCGAGTGCGGTCGACGACCTCGAGCGACTCCGAGAACGCGGACTCACCGTCTCCGGCGTCGCGCGCGACGGCGACCTGATCGGTCTGCTCGGAATCGGCGACGAGATCAAGGACGACGCCGCCGCGACCGTCCGACGGTTGCGGGACGCGGGGATCGCGCCCGTGATGATCACCGGCGACGACGAGCGGACGGCCCGCGCGGTCGCCGACGAGGTCGGTATCGACCGCGTGCTGGCCGACGTCCTCCCCGACGAGAAGCGGACGGAGATCCGCCGGCTACAGGGGGCGGGCCACCGCGTGGCGATGGTCGGCGACGGCGTCAACGACGCGCCGGCGCTCGCGCAGGCCGACGTCGGAATCGCGATCGGTGCCGGGACCGATATCGCGATCGAATCGGCCGACGTCGTCCTCGTCGGCGAGCGCCTCGGTGGCGTGGTCGACGCCGACGAGATCGGACGCGAGAGTTACCGGAAGACCCGCCAGAACCTCCTCGCGGCGTTCGCGTTCAACGGCGTCGGCGTCGCGGCGGCGACGACGGGTCTCGTCCACCCGGTGTTCGCGATGATCGCGATGGTCCTGTCGGTCACGGCCGTCCTCGCGAACAGCTTCGCCGGGCAGGTTCTCTCGAGCGAGGGACTCAACGCGGAGTTCACCGTCCGCGAAACGGAATCGGCGGACGAACGGACGAACGGATGA
- a CDS encoding haloacid dehalogenase type II → MSFDPDAVETLAFDSYGTLVDVAAVAEPISERVDEFDPSLVAKIWRQRSLANAMVGNAIGEYDAFYEMNRNALRVALETVGVELDADEREEILSTYHELPVFDDVRDGMERFRNLGYDCYVVSNGNEEMLESLVEGADLGDVLEDAISADEIEQFKPQPELYRHAADEIGTPIEEIAFVAAGWWDVPGAMNAGMQGVWINRSDTLWGPYETEPDLTIDSFHDLAEELEAD, encoded by the coding sequence ATGTCGTTCGATCCCGACGCGGTCGAGACGCTCGCGTTCGACTCGTACGGTACGCTCGTGGACGTCGCCGCGGTCGCCGAACCGATCTCGGAACGCGTCGACGAGTTCGACCCCTCGCTCGTCGCCAAAATCTGGCGCCAGCGCTCGCTGGCGAACGCGATGGTCGGCAACGCGATCGGCGAGTACGACGCGTTCTACGAGATGAACCGCAACGCCCTGCGGGTCGCACTCGAGACGGTCGGCGTCGAACTCGACGCGGACGAGCGCGAGGAGATCCTCTCGACGTACCACGAACTGCCGGTCTTCGACGACGTCCGCGACGGCATGGAGCGCTTCCGGAACCTCGGATACGACTGCTACGTCGTCTCGAACGGCAACGAGGAGATGCTCGAGTCGCTGGTCGAGGGCGCCGACCTCGGGGACGTCCTCGAGGACGCTATCAGCGCCGACGAGATCGAGCAGTTCAAACCCCAGCCCGAACTCTACCGCCACGCCGCCGACGAGATCGGGACGCCGATCGAGGAGATCGCCTTCGTCGCCGCGGGCTGGTGGGACGTCCCCGGTGCGATGAACGCCGGGATGCAGGGCGTCTGGATCAACCGGTCGGACACGCTCTGGGGGCCCTACGAGACCGAGCCCGATCTGACGATCGACAGTTTCCACGACCTGGCCGAGGAACTCGAGGCGGACTGA
- a CDS encoding methylglyoxal synthase, whose product MTRVALIAHDEKKPDLIEFAQTHEDQLREYELIATGTTGKRLQEETDLEIERKESGPLGGDLMIGAEVAEDKLDGIVFLRDPLRAQPHEPDISALLRICDVHDVALATNHSSAEFLIEGLAD is encoded by the coding sequence ATGACTCGCGTCGCGCTGATCGCCCACGACGAGAAGAAGCCCGACCTGATCGAGTTCGCGCAGACACACGAGGACCAACTCCGGGAGTACGAGCTGATCGCGACCGGAACGACGGGGAAACGGCTCCAGGAGGAAACCGACCTCGAGATCGAACGCAAGGAGTCGGGCCCGCTCGGGGGCGACCTGATGATTGGCGCCGAGGTCGCGGAGGACAAACTCGACGGCATCGTCTTCCTCCGGGATCCGTTGCGAGCCCAGCCCCACGAACCCGACATCTCGGCGCTGTTGCGGATCTGTGACGTTCACGACGTCGCGCTGGCGACGAATCACTCGTCCGCGGAGTTTCTCATCGAGGGGTTGGCCGACTGA
- a CDS encoding alpha/beta fold hydrolase, translating into MDYDTWSEKQETTTVAVDEHDLEVAYYDDGDGEPILFCHGIPTSSFLWRDVAPALSDDYRVIAPDMVGYGNSAMHDGFDRSIRAQEAMIDGLVEELGLESLTFVGHDLGGGVGLRYAVHDPDAIDRLVLSNAVCYDSWPIETIVDLGLPATINEMGVDDVRETLEGVFRDTRYDDPEEAFVDGMLAPWDSEEAAVSLSRNAIGTNTSHTTEIDPSEIPARTLLLWGAEDEFQEIEYAERLEGDISDAELVGLDEASHWVMADRPDAYTERLREFLDA; encoded by the coding sequence ATGGACTACGATACGTGGTCCGAGAAGCAGGAGACGACGACGGTCGCCGTCGACGAACACGACCTCGAGGTCGCCTACTACGACGACGGGGACGGGGAGCCGATCCTGTTCTGTCACGGCATTCCGACGTCGTCGTTCCTCTGGCGCGACGTCGCACCGGCGCTGTCGGACGACTACCGGGTGATCGCCCCGGACATGGTCGGCTACGGGAACTCGGCGATGCACGACGGGTTCGACCGCTCGATCAGGGCCCAGGAGGCGATGATCGACGGCCTGGTCGAGGAGTTGGGGCTCGAGTCGCTGACGTTCGTCGGCCACGACCTCGGCGGCGGCGTCGGATTACGCTACGCCGTTCACGATCCGGACGCGATCGACCGACTCGTCCTATCGAACGCGGTCTGTTACGACTCGTGGCCCATCGAGACCATCGTCGACCTCGGACTGCCCGCGACGATCAACGAGATGGGCGTCGACGACGTCCGCGAGACGCTCGAGGGGGTCTTCCGCGACACCCGGTACGACGACCCCGAGGAGGCGTTCGTCGACGGGATGCTCGCCCCGTGGGACTCCGAGGAGGCGGCCGTCTCGCTGTCGCGCAACGCGATCGGGACCAACACGAGCCACACGACCGAGATCGATCCGAGCGAGATCCCCGCTCGGACGCTCCTACTGTGGGGCGCCGAGGACGAGTTCCAGGAGATCGAGTACGCCGAGCGCCTCGAGGGCGATATCTCCGACGCCGAACTCGTCGGACTCGACGAGGCGTCTCACTGGGTCATGGCCGACCGGCCCGACGCCTACACCGAGCGGCTCCGCGAGTTCCTCGACGCGTGA
- the pyrF gene encoding orotidine-5'-phosphate decarboxylase, whose translation MNFFDRLHDRIRTVDSVVSVGLDPDQSRIPDHLAEHDLPRWAFNRRIIDATHEHAAAYKPNAAFYEDPDGWRALEETIAYAHGKDVPVLLDAKRADIGNTTRQYAQLLETADAITVNPYMGRDSLQPFLSNEEAGVFVLCRTSNPGGADVQDLELETGEAVYERVAALADLWNENDNVGLVVGATKPEELEDLREQVPDLPFLVPGVGAQGGDAEAAVEYGLADGVGLVNSSRGIIFAGEDSEAQSASDSRAAEPRDDDGEEFAKASGQAAKRLKKRLNQYRD comes from the coding sequence ATGAACTTCTTCGATCGGCTGCACGACCGCATTCGGACGGTCGACAGCGTCGTCTCGGTCGGGCTCGACCCCGACCAGTCGCGAATTCCCGACCACCTCGCGGAGCACGACCTTCCGCGGTGGGCGTTCAACCGCCGGATCATCGACGCCACCCACGAGCACGCCGCCGCCTACAAGCCCAACGCCGCCTTCTACGAGGACCCCGACGGCTGGCGGGCGCTGGAGGAGACGATCGCCTACGCCCACGGGAAGGACGTCCCCGTCCTGCTCGACGCCAAGCGCGCCGACATCGGGAACACGACACGTCAGTACGCACAACTGCTCGAGACCGCCGACGCGATCACCGTCAACCCCTACATGGGCCGGGACTCGCTGCAGCCGTTCCTGTCGAACGAGGAGGCCGGCGTCTTCGTCCTCTGTCGGACCTCGAACCCCGGCGGCGCCGATGTTCAGGACCTCGAACTCGAGACCGGCGAAGCCGTCTACGAGCGCGTCGCCGCGCTGGCCGACCTCTGGAACGAGAACGACAACGTCGGCCTCGTCGTCGGCGCGACCAAACCCGAGGAACTCGAGGACCTCCGCGAGCAGGTCCCCGATCTCCCCTTCCTCGTTCCCGGCGTGGGTGCACAGGGCGGCGACGCCGAGGCGGCCGTGGAGTACGGACTCGCCGATGGCGTCGGGCTGGTCAACTCCTCGCGCGGGATCATCTTCGCCGGGGAGGATAGCGAGGCGCAAAGCGCCTCGGACAGTCGAGCGGCGGAGCCGCGAGACGACGACGGCGAGGAGTTCGCGAAAGCCAGCGGACAGGCCGCGAAGCGGCTGAAAAAGCGCCTGAATCAGTACCGCGACTAA
- a CDS encoding cation:proton antiporter regulatory subunit, giving the protein MTIYESDLPGVGKKFEVELEDGERLVIVTHNTGKREVYLKANPDADGDKLFEVSDRLARKIGTILEGAYFQPVQAEAVETMLSDDTYLEWYNVAESAEIAGQTLEEADIRDRTGVSVIAIQRGDDLISPPTPETVLQVGDTLVVIGEREECAEFETLLGDEV; this is encoded by the coding sequence ATGACCATCTACGAGAGCGACCTCCCCGGCGTCGGGAAGAAGTTCGAGGTCGAACTCGAGGACGGGGAGCGACTCGTCATCGTGACCCACAACACGGGGAAGCGAGAGGTGTACCTGAAGGCGAATCCGGACGCGGACGGGGATAAGCTGTTCGAGGTCTCGGATCGGCTCGCCCGGAAGATCGGGACGATTCTGGAGGGCGCCTACTTCCAGCCCGTACAGGCCGAGGCGGTCGAGACGATGCTCTCGGACGACACGTATCTCGAGTGGTACAACGTCGCCGAGAGCGCCGAGATCGCCGGACAGACCCTCGAGGAGGCGGACATCCGGGATCGGACGGGCGTCTCGGTCATCGCGATCCAACGGGGCGACGACCTGATCTCACCGCCGACGCCGGAGACGGTCCTCCAGGTCGGCGACACGCTCGTCGTCATCGGCGAGCGCGAGGAGTGCGCCGAGTTCGAGACGCTGTTGGGGGACGAGGTATAA
- a CDS encoding cation:proton antiporter, producing MATAESTALIDVGILFGAVALAGLVANRINQSVIPFYILVGMLLGDYVLGSIDFPALLGTELVPHGAELALADTDFVHVSAEIGIVLLLFFLGLEFNLDRLIASKERIGKAGAVDLAINFGVGLLLGYALFGSFLAAFLTAGIVYISSSAIITKSLIDLGWIANDESDAMLGTLVFEDLFIAVYLAVATALVLGGGAVGEALGQIGVAVGFILVLLLLVYLGTEWFQRSLETDSHEFVVLRALGITVLISGIALSIGVSEAVAAFFVGMAFSATEHVHDLENLLEPLRDAFAAIFFFWIGLSTDPSLFLGVAGLIAVAAVATTPTKLLSGYLGGRIYDLSERRSVRVGLGMTTRGEFSLIIASLALSGAGTALPEPIAEDVYAFAVGYVLVMSVVGTTLMQYSSAIESVVVPRLEAGIGSTSPSSDD from the coding sequence GTGGCAACTGCTGAATCGACCGCCCTGATCGACGTCGGGATCCTCTTCGGGGCCGTCGCGCTGGCCGGCCTCGTCGCGAACCGGATCAACCAGTCGGTGATCCCGTTCTACATCCTCGTCGGGATGCTGTTGGGCGACTACGTCCTCGGGAGTATCGACTTCCCGGCGCTGCTCGGGACGGAGCTCGTCCCGCACGGCGCCGAGCTCGCGCTCGCCGACACCGACTTCGTTCACGTCAGCGCCGAGATCGGGATCGTCCTCCTCCTCTTCTTCCTCGGCCTCGAGTTCAACCTCGACCGGCTGATCGCCTCGAAGGAGCGAATCGGGAAAGCGGGAGCGGTGGATCTCGCGATCAACTTCGGCGTCGGACTCCTGCTCGGCTACGCGCTGTTCGGCTCGTTCCTCGCCGCCTTCCTCACCGCCGGGATCGTCTACATCTCCTCGAGCGCGATCATCACGAAGTCGCTGATCGATCTGGGCTGGATCGCCAACGACGAGTCCGACGCGATGCTCGGGACGTTGGTCTTCGAGGACCTCTTTATCGCCGTCTATCTCGCGGTCGCGACCGCGCTGGTGCTCGGCGGCGGCGCCGTCGGCGAGGCGCTGGGCCAGATCGGCGTCGCGGTCGGCTTCATCCTCGTGTTGCTCCTGTTGGTCTACCTCGGAACGGAGTGGTTTCAGCGCAGCCTGGAGACCGACTCCCACGAGTTCGTCGTGCTCCGAGCGCTGGGGATCACGGTGTTGATCTCCGGGATCGCCCTGTCGATCGGCGTCAGCGAGGCCGTCGCCGCCTTCTTCGTCGGGATGGCCTTCTCCGCGACCGAGCACGTCCACGATCTGGAGAACCTGCTCGAGCCGTTGCGGGACGCCTTCGCGGCGATCTTCTTCTTCTGGATCGGACTGTCGACCGACCCGTCGCTGTTCCTCGGCGTCGCGGGACTCATCGCGGTCGCGGCGGTGGCGACGACGCCGACGAAACTGCTAAGCGGCTACCTCGGCGGCCGGATCTACGACCTGAGCGAGCGCCGGTCGGTTCGGGTCGGCCTCGGGATGACCACCCGCGGCGAGTTCTCGCTGATCATCGCGAGCCTCGCGCTCTCCGGCGCCGGAACCGCGCTCCCCGAACCGATCGCGGAGGACGTCTACGCCTTCGCCGTCGGCTACGTCCTGGTGATGAGCGTCGTCGGGACGACGCTCATGCAGTACTCGAGCGCGATCGAATCCGTCGTCGTCCCGCGACTCGAGGCGGGGATCGGGTCGACGTCACCGTCGAGCGACGACTGA
- a CDS encoding SDR family NAD(P)-dependent oxidoreductase: protein MTRTAVIAGVGPGLGESLARKFVAEGCRVGLFARSADYLEDLADDLGDDAVAVPTDVTDPEQVEAGFRAVRDEFGPVDVLVNHASGGAWQGLREISPDAFERAWRVSAAGALLCSQAAVDDMLAGDGGTIIFTGATSAVRGREGAIGFSAAKFAVRGMAESMARELGPEGIHVAHVVIDGGIRPPDVDESDRDAAAFLDPDAIADSYWHLVTQDRSSWTLELDLRPHVEEF, encoded by the coding sequence ATGACGCGCACAGCCGTGATCGCCGGCGTCGGCCCCGGACTCGGAGAATCGCTCGCCCGCAAATTCGTCGCCGAGGGCTGTCGAGTCGGGCTCTTCGCTCGCTCGGCGGACTACCTCGAGGACCTGGCGGACGACCTCGGCGACGACGCCGTCGCCGTCCCGACGGACGTCACGGACCCCGAGCAGGTCGAGGCGGGCTTTCGCGCGGTCCGCGACGAGTTCGGCCCGGTGGACGTCCTCGTCAATCACGCCAGCGGCGGCGCCTGGCAGGGACTGCGGGAGATCTCGCCGGACGCGTTCGAACGGGCCTGGCGCGTCTCCGCCGCCGGCGCCTTGCTGTGCTCGCAGGCGGCCGTCGACGACATGCTCGCGGGGGACGGCGGCACGATCATCTTCACCGGCGCGACGTCGGCGGTCCGCGGCCGAGAGGGCGCGATCGGTTTCAGCGCGGCCAAGTTCGCCGTCCGCGGGATGGCCGAGTCGATGGCCCGCGAACTCGGCCCCGAGGGGATCCACGTCGCCCACGTCGTGATCGACGGGGGCATCCGGCCGCCGGACGTCGACGAGTCCGATCGCGACGCGGCGGCGTTCCTCGATCCGGACGCCATCGCCGACTCCTACTGGCACCTCGTGACGCAGGATCGGTCCTCGTGGACCCTCGAGTTGGACCTCCGGCCGCACGTCGAGGAGTTTTGA
- a CDS encoding VOC family protein, protein MTSLSAHHVGITVEDLDETLPFYRDVLGLDVVERFSVGGEEFSDAVGVEGARGEFAHLEADGIRIELVEYDPEARGSPAAGLNQPGAKHVGLAVDDLDAFYAALPDDVSTISEPRTTESGTSILFLRDPENNPIEVLEA, encoded by the coding sequence ATGACATCACTCAGCGCACACCACGTCGGAATCACCGTCGAAGACCTCGACGAAACGCTTCCCTTCTATCGGGACGTCCTCGGACTCGACGTCGTCGAGCGATTCAGCGTCGGCGGCGAGGAGTTTTCGGACGCCGTCGGCGTCGAGGGTGCCCGCGGGGAGTTCGCCCACCTCGAGGCCGACGGGATCCGGATCGAACTCGTCGAGTACGACCCCGAAGCGCGGGGCTCGCCCGCGGCGGGGCTCAACCAGCCCGGCGCGAAACACGTCGGACTGGCGGTCGACGACCTCGACGCGTTCTACGCGGCGCTTCCCGACGACGTCTCGACGATCAGCGAGCCGCGGACGACGGAAAGCGGAACGTCGATTCTGTTCCTCCGCGATCCGGAGAACAACCCGATCGAAGTGCTCGAGGCGTGA
- a CDS encoding class I SAM-dependent methyltransferase has product MNDPPESDDRASRHVWSAGRYPAMAPNMLPAIARLVNAAGIDPGNRVLDVGCGTGNAALTARRSGAEVVGLDLAHGMLELARENAALAGYDDIGWLAGDAEALPVPDGAFDVVLSNFGHVFAPDSTAAGAELRRATKSGGRVCFTAWSPNGVVGDLTEVLTDHVDESPSDPWSHLRWGDPAFVREQFADTDLSLQRRHLEFRYATPHHFWREFAEESGPLSPVLRRMDDDEARDALRRDAVAALEEWFGDNAIRVEYLQVRAVIE; this is encoded by the coding sequence ATGAACGATCCGCCGGAGTCCGACGACCGAGCATCGCGCCACGTCTGGTCGGCGGGCCGCTATCCCGCGATGGCGCCGAACATGCTGCCGGCCATCGCGCGGCTGGTCAACGCCGCGGGGATCGATCCGGGAAACCGCGTCCTCGACGTCGGTTGCGGGACCGGCAACGCCGCGCTGACGGCCCGCCGGTCGGGCGCCGAGGTCGTCGGCCTCGACCTCGCACACGGTATGCTCGAACTCGCCCGCGAGAACGCCGCGCTCGCGGGGTACGACGACATCGGCTGGCTCGCCGGCGACGCCGAGGCGCTCCCGGTCCCCGACGGCGCGTTCGACGTCGTCCTCTCGAACTTCGGCCACGTGTTCGCGCCGGACTCGACGGCCGCCGGCGCGGAACTGCGCCGCGCGACGAAATCGGGCGGCCGGGTCTGCTTCACGGCGTGGTCGCCAAACGGCGTCGTCGGCGATCTCACCGAGGTGCTGACCGACCACGTCGACGAGTCGCCCAGCGATCCGTGGTCGCACCTCCGGTGGGGCGATCCCGCGTTCGTCCGCGAGCAGTTCGCCGACACCGACCTCTCGTTGCAGCGGCGCCACCTCGAGTTCCGCTACGCCACGCCCCACCACTTCTGGCGGGAGTTCGCCGAGGAGTCCGGCCCGCTGTCGCCGGTCCTCCGGCGGATGGACGACGACGAGGCCCGCGACGCGCTCCGCCGGGACGCCGTCGCGGCCTTGGAGGAGTGGTTCGGCGACAACGCGATCCGCGTCGAATATCTCCAGGTGCGGGCCGTCATCGAGTGA
- a CDS encoding halocarboxylic acid dehydrogenase DehI family protein, producing the protein MDPSKQLYEREATGWRRGLYEDVEGTFRAPIVNWFFRTLTANEPEFTRYLWAQCKPLFQTRAFGRFTVSYRDAVRSSLEDAPADVPRYRRADLDLRPPEWRELRGQVATFDVVAPRLAFTFAICDRAMNDELPDPEPTGEPSTAPLPEWLDRDRGLSVTMLDDGAIPADLEPTVDEIRDFHGLEGGLPSIYRCLAQWPNYLEPAWSDLADVLESDAFERGCDDADGIVGDHCAELPYVPQLSPSALSDRGFDESTIDDLGEFVRQFNRGAIESVLPALVVYAATLGAGGERSL; encoded by the coding sequence ATGGACCCGAGCAAACAGCTGTACGAACGGGAGGCGACGGGCTGGCGCCGCGGTCTGTACGAGGACGTCGAGGGGACGTTTCGCGCGCCGATCGTCAACTGGTTCTTCCGGACGCTGACGGCCAACGAACCCGAATTCACTCGATACCTGTGGGCCCAATGCAAGCCGCTCTTCCAGACGCGCGCGTTCGGCCGGTTCACCGTCTCCTACCGGGACGCGGTGCGCTCGTCGCTCGAGGACGCCCCCGCTGACGTCCCGCGCTACCGGCGCGCCGACCTCGATCTCCGGCCGCCCGAGTGGCGCGAGCTCCGCGGTCAGGTCGCGACGTTCGACGTCGTGGCGCCGCGACTGGCGTTTACGTTCGCGATCTGCGATCGGGCGATGAACGACGAGCTTCCGGACCCGGAGCCGACCGGCGAGCCGTCGACGGCACCCCTTCCCGAATGGCTCGACCGCGATCGCGGCCTGTCGGTGACGATGCTCGACGACGGTGCGATTCCCGCGGACCTCGAGCCGACCGTCGACGAGATCCGCGACTTTCACGGCCTCGAGGGCGGGCTGCCGAGCATCTATCGCTGTCTCGCCCAGTGGCCGAACTACCTCGAACCGGCCTGGTCGGACCTCGCGGACGTCCTCGAGAGCGACGCCTTCGAGCGCGGCTGTGACGACGCCGACGGGATCGTCGGCGACCACTGCGCCGAGCTTCCGTACGTCCCGCAGCTGTCGCCGTCGGCCCTCTCCGATCGCGGGTTCGACGAGTCGACGATCGACGACCTCGGCGAGTTCGTCCGGCAGTTCAACCGCGGTGCTATCGAGTCGGTGCTACCGGCGCTCGTCGTCTACGCGGCGACGCTCGGTGCCGGCGGCGAGCGATCGCTCTGA